In one Gossypium hirsutum isolate 1008001.06 chromosome D09, Gossypium_hirsutum_v2.1, whole genome shotgun sequence genomic region, the following are encoded:
- the LOC107892311 gene encoding protein NRT1/ PTR FAMILY 5.9, with protein MAEEGRAQGLSKACVLLIVIAGMERFAFKGVASNLVTYLTDVVKMSNSSAAKTVNSWCGFTSIVPLLVAPLADSFWDRYSTILTSSFLYVLGLGAVASTALLWTYTPPSSTSSSAFLFWSLCLISLGQGAYNPSLQAFGADQLDHDDELPCTIDDKKTSKKKGLFFQWWYFGVCSGSLLGVILMSYIQDTLGWVLGFAIPMFAMVISVVFFTCGNRIYAHKPDRTMYNKHFPNILRAIKMKASRLINGGIALPNDKSNMAELELEERPLCDQKVCSNEVSDLNLESESNTHLIENAKIVLRLLPIWTMLLVFAVIFQQPATFFTKQGMTMKRNIGKNFKIPPATLQSAITLSIILLMPLYDKVFIPITKMVTRNEKGISVMQRMGVGMFLSVIAMIIAAVVETKRLEISRETGVQESETVPLSIFWLLPQYVLLGISDIFTVVGMQEFFYNEVPVRMRTMGFALYTSVFGVGSFLSALMISVIEAFTSSGGRHSWFSDDMREDRLDKLYWLLAIASALSLLFYAICCKCYKCRIELENGNCK; from the exons ATGGCTGAAGAAGGAAGAGCTCAAGGACTTAGTAAAGCATGTGTTCTTCTTATAG TGATTGCTGGCATGGAGAGGTTTGCTTTTAAAGGGGTGGCATCAAATTTGGTGACATATCTCACAGATGTAGTGAAGATGAGCAATTCTTCAGCCGCCAAAACAGTGAACAGTTGGTGTGGGTTTACTTCAATTGTGCCATTGTTGGTAGCACCCTTGGCTGACTCATTTTGGGATAGGTATTCAACCATTTTGACCTCCTCTTTCCTCTATGTTTTG GGCCTTGGAGCAGTGGCATCAACAGCTTTGCTATGGACTTATACACCTCCAAGCTCCACAAGTTCCTCAGCCTTCCTCTTTTGGTCCCTTTGTTTGATTTCACTAGGCCAAGGTGCATATAACCCATCACTGCAAGCCTTTGGAGCCGACCAATTGGACCATGATGATGAACTTCCATGCACAATTGATGACAAAAAAACCTCCAAAAAAAAGGGGTTATTTTTCCAATGGTGGTATTTTGGTGTTTGTAGTGGCAGCCTCTTGGGTGTAATCCTTATGTCCTACATCCAAGATACCTTAGGTTGGGTACTCGGTTTTGCCATCCCCATGTTTGCCATGGTTATATCAGTCGTGTTTTTCACATGCGGTAATCGGATCTACGCTCATAAACCGGACCGAACCATGTACAATAAGCACTTTCCCAACATACTTCGAGCCATCAAAATGAAGGCATCGAGGTTAATCAATGGTGGAATCGCCTTGCCAAACGACAAGTCCAATATGGCCGAGCTAGA GCTTGAAGAGAGACCTCTTTGTGATCAAAAGGTTTGCAGCAATGAGGTCTCGGATTTAAATCTTGAGTCTGAATCCAATACTCATCTAATTGAAAACGCGAAAATAGTGCTCCGACTTTTGCCTATATGGACGATGCTTCTAGTGTTTGCAGTAATTTTCCAACAGCCTGCTACTTTTTTTACGAAACAAGGGATGACAATGAAACGAAACATTGGGAAGAACTTCAAGATCCCGCCCGCTACGCTACAAAGCGCTATTACATTGTCTATAATCCTCTTGATGCCTTTATACGACAAAGTTTTCATCCCGATCACAAAGATGGTTACTCGTAACGAGAAAGGTATTAGTGTAATGCAAAGGATGGGAGTCGGGATGTTCCTTTCTGTCATCGCTATGATCATCGCTGCAGTCGTTGAAACGAAGAGGCTCGAGATCAGCAGGGAAACTGGCGTCCAGGAATCTGAAACGGTGCCATTAAGCATCTTTTGGTTACTTCCTCAGTATGTTCTTTTAGGCATTTCAGACATTTTCACTGTAGTTGGCATGCAAGAGTTCTTCTATAACGAAGTACCAGTCCGTATGCGGACGATGGGATTCGCTCTATATACCAGCGTTTTTGGCGTCGGAAGTTTCCTTAGTGCCTTGATGATATCGGTCATCGAAGCATTTACAAGTTCGGGCGGAAGACATAGCTGGTTCTCGGATGACATGAGGGAGGATAGGCTTGACAAACTTTACTGGCTTTTAGCCATTGCCAGTGCTTTGAGCTTACTGTTTTATGCAATCTGTTGTAAATGCTATAAATGTAGGATTGAACTTGAAAATGGAAACTGTAAATAA